Proteins encoded together in one Anguilla anguilla isolate fAngAng1 chromosome 9, fAngAng1.pri, whole genome shotgun sequence window:
- the LOC118235104 gene encoding cytochrome c oxidase subunit 8A, mitochondrial, which translates to MSGVLRGIATARSALALRGPTITQRATLFTRPAKQPLGSFETVMGLAMFSLAILGPSGWILAHIESYKKKE; encoded by the exons ATGTCCGGTGTCCTGCGTGGAATCGCTACAGCCCGCTCGGCTCTGGCCTTGCGTGGACCTACTATTACTCAGCGCGCCACCCTGTTCACGAGACCGGCTAAGCAGCCCCTCGGCTCATTC GAGACGGTGATGGGCCTGGCGATGTTTTCCCTGGCCATCCTGGGGCCTTCGGGTTGGATCCTGGCCCACATAGAATCCTACAAGAAGAAAGAATGA